A section of the Petrimonas sulfuriphila genome encodes:
- a CDS encoding RagB/SusD family nutrient uptake outer membrane protein yields MKTFKKITLLFAITFISSCVELDLNPLAEGSSENWYSNEVEITMSLNNLYNIDNWYLNTEEYTDDWYTRTDLSPIVAGTISSDWNISSNLWTNCYRVISRANTLLANLDEAKNIPENRIIQYTAEARFVRAAQYSILISYFGDVVFYKEPLIDISEAFSMSRANKDKILQEIYIDFDYAIENLPLSYGDDELQRATKGAALALKARIALYMQDWNTAKDAAKSCIDLNIYSLHPSFNDLFLSKTKNSNEAIFVFPRSIELGLIYSTGTNGIVNRMRSRNVGGTSYYNPTWDLFCSFECIDGLPIDESPLFNPRKPFQNRDPRCTATIVEFGSSHLGYIYDPHPDSLNVLNLNTGMYVKNNDSRGTIQWASYNGLLFKKGIDEDWLDLITDPDFIYIRYADVLLMYAEAKIELGEIDPSVLNAINQVRARAYGVAVSAITEYPAINSNDQNYLRKKVRLERRVEFTNEGLRYMDLIRWRLAEKALTNKNYGMLDVHDLREKIVKSNLWFFPETPSIDEDGIVDFTKMYSEGLVRMLSQRSFDASRQYLWPIPSKEILINRNMNQNPGY; encoded by the coding sequence ATGAAAACATTTAAAAAAATAACATTGTTGTTTGCTATAACATTTATCTCTTCTTGCGTCGAATTAGACTTAAATCCATTAGCTGAAGGATCTTCAGAAAATTGGTATTCTAATGAAGTTGAGATAACGATGTCTTTAAATAATTTATATAATATTGACAATTGGTATTTAAATACTGAAGAATATACTGATGACTGGTATACCAGAACTGATTTAAGCCCTATTGTTGCAGGAACAATCAGTAGTGACTGGAATATCTCTTCAAACTTATGGACCAACTGTTATAGAGTTATATCCCGTGCAAATACATTATTAGCAAATCTAGACGAGGCGAAAAATATTCCAGAAAATAGAATAATACAATATACAGCCGAAGCACGTTTTGTAAGAGCTGCTCAATATTCAATATTAATAAGTTATTTTGGAGATGTTGTATTTTATAAAGAGCCTCTTATTGACATTAGTGAAGCATTTTCAATGTCAAGAGCAAATAAAGATAAGATTTTACAAGAAATTTATATTGATTTTGATTACGCAATTGAAAATTTACCTCTAAGCTATGGAGATGATGAACTTCAGAGAGCAACAAAAGGAGCTGCTTTGGCATTAAAGGCACGCATAGCATTATATATGCAAGACTGGAATACAGCTAAGGATGCTGCGAAAAGTTGTATTGATTTAAATATTTATAGTTTACATCCAAGTTTTAACGATTTATTTTTATCGAAAACTAAGAATTCAAATGAAGCTATTTTTGTTTTTCCTAGGTCTATAGAATTAGGACTCATTTATAGTACTGGCACAAATGGAATCGTTAACAGAATGCGATCACGGAATGTAGGAGGTACTTCTTATTACAACCCAACTTGGGACTTATTTTGTTCGTTTGAGTGTATCGACGGACTTCCCATAGATGAATCACCATTATTTAATCCTCGAAAACCGTTTCAAAACCGTGATCCAAGGTGTACTGCTACCATAGTTGAATTCGGGAGCTCACATTTAGGCTATATTTATGACCCTCATCCAGATTCTTTAAATGTATTAAATTTAAACACAGGAATGTATGTGAAAAATAATGACTCAAGAGGTACTATACAGTGGGCAAGCTATAACGGGCTTCTTTTCAAGAAAGGTATTGACGAAGATTGGCTGGATTTAATAACTGATCCAGACTTTATTTATATTCGTTATGCAGATGTATTATTAATGTATGCCGAAGCAAAGATTGAGCTAGGAGAAATAGATCCATCAGTGTTAAATGCTATTAATCAAGTTAGAGCAAGAGCTTACGGGGTTGCTGTTTCTGCTATAACTGAATATCCTGCTATAAATTCTAATGACCAAAATTATCTAAGAAAAAAAGTAAGACTAGAAAGAAGAGTTGAATTTACAAATGAAGGATTAAGATATATGGATCTTATTCGTTGGCGTCTGGCAGAAAAGGCTTTAACAAACAAGAATTATGGAATGTTAGATGTTCATGATTTACGAGAAAAGATTGTTAAGTCAAATCTCTGGTTTTTCCCAGAAACACCCAGCATTGATGAGGATGGAATTGTTGATTTTACTAAGATGTATTCAGAAGGGTTAGTTAGAATGTTATCGCAAAGAAGTTTTGATGCAAGTCGACAATATTTATGGCCAATTCCATCAAAAGAAATATTAATAAATAGAAACATGAACCAAAATCCTGGTTATTAA